A genomic segment from Leptolyngbya boryana PCC 6306 encodes:
- a CDS encoding tetratricopeptide repeat protein → MNRLEKACLTGLVSLPLGIGTIAFGFLNTPVSISCDSLSENTEISTRLHCAQQRAQRQTPESLAAAIELLDNVATDDPYYEQSQRLIERWSLELITQAESEFQAGNLDKAISMLRVLPQDPKIKAWKSVWEKGESLTRTAQSQVEKREWQQAFQTARQLRQLDNEYWANQQYDSLSQQIQRDRELRDETFKNPVEPKKPLKEIEQNLPELPKIARSQRPIWTPKEDAPIVRHSGNEETQPASPIEPEVPPVQPAPQVEIEPEPPLETLDPIEPVEPVIPVRDVSTDRT, encoded by the coding sequence ATGAATCGGTTGGAAAAAGCCTGTCTGACTGGGTTGGTGAGTTTGCCATTGGGCATTGGTACGATCGCATTCGGATTTCTTAATACTCCGGTTTCCATCTCATGTGATTCTCTCTCTGAAAACACAGAGATTTCGACTCGGCTGCATTGTGCTCAACAACGCGCTCAGCGCCAAACTCCCGAAAGTCTAGCTGCCGCGATCGAGCTTTTAGACAATGTTGCAACTGACGATCCGTATTACGAGCAAAGTCAACGCTTGATCGAACGCTGGTCACTGGAATTGATCACTCAGGCAGAATCCGAATTTCAAGCCGGAAACTTGGATAAAGCAATTTCAATGCTGAGAGTGCTGCCGCAAGATCCAAAAATCAAAGCTTGGAAATCTGTTTGGGAAAAGGGCGAATCTCTGACGAGAACTGCCCAATCTCAGGTTGAAAAACGCGAATGGCAACAGGCTTTTCAAACTGCAAGGCAATTACGGCAATTAGACAATGAGTATTGGGCGAACCAGCAGTACGATTCGCTGAGCCAGCAGATTCAGCGCGATCGCGAACTGCGCGATGAAACATTTAAAAATCCAGTTGAACCTAAGAAGCCCCTCAAAGAAATAGAGCAGAATTTGCCAGAATTGCCGAAGATTGCGCGATCGCAACGTCCAATCTGGACACCGAAAGAGGATGCGCCCATCGTTCGCCACTCTGGAAATGAAGAGACTCAACCTGCATCTCCAATCGAGCCAGAAGTTCCTCCAGTTCAGCCTGCTCCTCAAGTCGAAATCGAACCCGAACCCCCGCTCGAAACTTTAGATCCGATCGAACCCGTCGAACCCGTGATTCCAGTGCGCGACGTGTCAACTGATCGGACTTAA
- a CDS encoding PadR family transcriptional regulator: protein MKFEDIYQFFKDPPPFYLNKELAVCYVLAVLLRGDSYGTELIQLLETEYPLYRLSDTVLYSALKFLEDEEMVTGYWKKVEGRGRPRRMYQIKSEAMQQAQDLARLWREYAVKRENARENSGVPAVSGAEK from the coding sequence ATGAAATTTGAGGATATCTATCAATTTTTCAAAGATCCGCCCCCTTTCTATCTCAATAAAGAACTGGCGGTCTGTTATGTGTTAGCGGTTCTCTTACGCGGAGACTCCTACGGAACCGAGCTAATCCAATTGCTCGAAACCGAATATCCGCTGTACCGCTTATCGGATACGGTTCTCTATAGTGCCCTAAAGTTTCTTGAAGACGAAGAAATGGTCACCGGCTACTGGAAAAAAGTCGAAGGTCGGGGTCGTCCTCGCCGCATGTATCAGATTAAGTCTGAGGCAATGCAGCAGGCGCAAGATCTGGCTCGGCTTTGGCGAGAGTATGCCGTTAAACGCGAAAATGCACGAGAAAATTCGGGCGTGCCCGCAGTCAGTGGGGCTGAGAAATAA
- the mtnA gene encoding S-methyl-5-thioribose-1-phosphate isomerase: protein MLPNQVYPVVWNHDRVLLIDQNRLPSEYTLVEISRCDDMAHAIKTMIVRGAPAIGVAAAYGMYLGAREIEATNRDQFLAKLERVAEQLRSTRPTAVNLFWAIEQMLKTARHTIGSLDHLKQALLDAAQRIQQADLETCRSIGDHGLAALPPGKLRLLTHCNAGALATAGYGTALGVVRSTWNAGRLERLYADETRPRLQGARLTAWECAQEGIPVTVITDSMAAHCMQRGMIDAVVVGADRIAANGDAANKIGTYSVALIAKAHNIPFFVAAPVSTIDFNIASGKDIPIEERDASEVYQVGETMLCPPGVEYYNPAFDVTPAELITAIVTEFGAFPPERIQAELSPIS from the coding sequence ATGCTGCCGAATCAGGTTTATCCCGTTGTTTGGAATCACGATCGCGTGTTGCTGATCGACCAGAATCGTTTGCCGAGCGAGTACACCTTGGTTGAAATTAGCCGCTGCGATGACATGGCACATGCGATTAAAACGATGATTGTTCGGGGTGCGCCCGCGATCGGCGTTGCTGCCGCTTATGGTATGTATCTGGGTGCAAGAGAAATTGAAGCGACAAATCGAGACCAATTTTTAGCAAAATTAGAGCGAGTTGCAGAACAATTGCGATCGACTCGTCCAACAGCAGTAAATCTATTTTGGGCGATCGAGCAAATGCTGAAAACAGCGCGGCACACGATCGGATCGCTCGATCATCTGAAGCAAGCTTTACTCGATGCAGCACAACGAATTCAACAGGCGGATTTAGAAACTTGTCGATCAATTGGCGATCACGGACTCGCAGCATTGCCCCCCGGAAAGTTGAGACTTCTAACCCATTGCAATGCGGGTGCTCTGGCAACGGCGGGATATGGAACAGCATTGGGCGTTGTGAGATCGACTTGGAACGCAGGTCGTTTGGAACGACTTTATGCCGATGAAACTCGCCCCCGCTTGCAAGGTGCAAGACTCACAGCTTGGGAGTGTGCTCAAGAAGGAATTCCAGTCACAGTGATTACCGATAGCATGGCGGCTCACTGTATGCAGCGAGGCATGATTGATGCAGTAGTTGTGGGAGCCGATCGCATTGCCGCAAATGGAGATGCAGCGAACAAAATCGGAACTTACAGCGTCGCACTGATTGCGAAAGCACACAATATTCCGTTCTTTGTAGCGGCTCCCGTTTCAACGATCGATTTCAATATTGCCAGCGGAAAAGACATTCCGATCGAGGAACGCGATGCGTCTGAGGTGTATCAAGTCGGCGAAACAATGCTCTGTCCCCCTGGAGTCGAGTATTACAATCCAGCGTTTGATGTGACTCCAGCCGAATTAATTACGGCGATCGTGACCGAATTCGGAGCCTTTCCACCGGAGCGAATTCAGGCAGAATTAAGTCCGATCAGTTGA
- a CDS encoding DUF3155 domain-containing protein, with protein sequence MARRRKRKSRRRQEGRRILESVPQFSIECGEDKPVTAARKFIHAEGILPPALLLVKRNEHTTDRYFWAEKGLFGAQYVEENHFLFPSLRTSEDEIDAVAVPSRSR encoded by the coding sequence TTGGCAAGGAGACGTAAGCGGAAAAGTCGTCGTCGGCAGGAAGGAAGACGGATCTTAGAAAGCGTTCCTCAGTTTAGCATTGAGTGTGGCGAAGATAAGCCCGTTACCGCTGCCCGCAAGTTTATCCACGCTGAAGGCATTCTGCCGCCTGCGCTGTTACTGGTTAAGAGAAACGAGCATACTACAGATCGCTATTTTTGGGCAGAGAAAGGTTTGTTTGGCGCACAATACGTCGAAGAAAATCACTTTTTATTCCCAAGTCTGAGAACATCTGAGGATGAAATCGATGCGGTTGCTGTTCCTTCACGGAGCCGCTAA
- a CDS encoding molybdopterin molybdotransferase MoeA, with protein MLSVQEAEKLIFDAVQVIQDVEVVKLEDGGDSFAVRIRDRILAASISSQLDFPHWDNSAMDGYAVRFEDVKTPVTLDIIEEIPAGSPPQKTIQSGQAARILTGSMLPQGADTIVMQENTTRQGDRVSILTPPRDRGAFVRYQGTYCKAGDPLLSPGLVLKAPEIAILAAAQCLEVPVFRRPRVAILSTGSELVLPNQPLQPGQIVDSNQYGLEALVAELGAQVISLGIVQDDPKVLEDAIAHAIESADVVISSGGVSVGDYDYVDRILEKLGATIQVRAIAIKPGKPLTFATFPNAALYFGLPGNPASAFVTFWRFAKPAIQKLSGLAQGWEPKFLTATTTHDLKSDGKRELYLWGSVSIEQGGFQFTPAGGSRLSGNLIHLAGTNALGVMAIGETAINAGEAVKFLLI; from the coding sequence ATGCTATCAGTTCAGGAAGCAGAAAAGCTTATTTTTGATGCGGTTCAGGTGATTCAGGATGTGGAGGTCGTGAAATTAGAGGACGGTGGCGATAGCTTTGCTGTACGGATACGCGATCGCATTCTGGCAGCGTCGATCAGTAGTCAGCTCGACTTTCCCCACTGGGACAACTCCGCAATGGATGGCTATGCTGTGCGATTCGAGGATGTGAAAACGCCTGTAACGCTTGACATCATTGAAGAAATTCCGGCAGGCTCTCCCCCTCAAAAAACGATTCAATCAGGACAAGCTGCAAGAATTCTCACTGGATCGATGCTCCCTCAAGGGGCAGATACGATCGTTATGCAAGAAAATACGACTCGACAAGGCGATCGAGTTTCGATTTTGACGCCACCCCGCGATCGCGGGGCTTTCGTTCGCTATCAAGGAACATATTGCAAAGCGGGAGATCCATTACTGTCGCCTGGATTGGTTCTCAAAGCACCTGAAATCGCGATTCTTGCTGCGGCTCAATGTCTTGAGGTTCCGGTATTTCGCCGTCCCCGCGTGGCAATTCTTTCGACGGGGAGCGAATTAGTTTTGCCGAATCAACCGCTGCAACCTGGGCAAATTGTTGACTCGAATCAATACGGATTAGAAGCGCTGGTGGCTGAACTGGGCGCGCAAGTGATTTCGCTTGGGATTGTTCAAGACGATCCCAAAGTCTTAGAAGATGCGATCGCTCATGCAATCGAGTCGGCTGATGTCGTGATCTCTTCAGGCGGGGTTTCTGTGGGAGATTACGATTATGTCGATCGCATTTTAGAAAAATTGGGTGCAACAATTCAGGTCAGAGCGATCGCAATCAAGCCGGGTAAACCGCTGACTTTTGCAACATTTCCGAATGCGGCTCTCTACTTTGGACTTCCGGGTAATCCGGCTTCCGCATTCGTCACGTTTTGGCGATTTGCAAAACCTGCAATTCAAAAATTATCAGGATTGGCGCAGGGATGGGAGCCGAAATTTCTCACGGCAACGACAACTCATGATTTGAAATCCGATGGTAAGCGAGAACTGTATTTGTGGGGATCTGTATCGATCGAACAAGGTGGATTTCAATTCACACCTGCTGGAGGCAGCCGATTATCCGGGAATCTGATTCATTTAGCAGGAACGAATGCGCTAGGTGTGATGGCAATTGGGGAAACTGCGATCAATGCTGGCGAAGCGGTCAAATTTCTTTTGATTTGA
- a CDS encoding response regulator, whose translation MSSITLPALRVLIVEDDPMMQLGLEQSLEDYPELTIVDQANDGYLGVEAALKHRPDLVVMDIGLPRLDGIAATQQIKAALPNVRIVMLTSHTSENEIIAALSSGADAYCIKGADVTRLIAAIAAACEGATYLDPQIARRVIEHLKPPAADNTIGQLSQREHQVLKLMVDGLSNPEIAAKLYLSPNTVKTHVRGIMNKLAVDDRVQAAVVALRTGLV comes from the coding sequence ATGTCATCAATCACCCTTCCAGCTTTACGGGTTTTGATTGTAGAAGATGACCCTATGATGCAATTGGGGTTGGAGCAGTCCTTAGAGGACTATCCAGAGTTAACAATCGTCGATCAAGCCAATGATGGCTATTTGGGAGTTGAAGCGGCGCTCAAACATCGCCCCGATCTGGTTGTCATGGACATTGGCTTGCCTCGATTGGATGGCATTGCTGCAACACAGCAGATCAAAGCTGCACTCCCGAATGTTCGGATCGTCATGCTGACTTCGCATACGTCTGAGAACGAAATTATTGCAGCGCTATCAAGTGGAGCGGATGCTTACTGTATTAAGGGCGCAGATGTGACGCGTTTAATTGCTGCGATCGCAGCAGCTTGTGAGGGCGCGACTTATCTTGATCCCCAAATTGCCCGTCGCGTGATCGAACATCTCAAACCCCCCGCAGCGGACAATACGATCGGGCAATTATCCCAACGTGAACATCAAGTCCTCAAATTAATGGTTGATGGCTTGAGCAATCCAGAAATTGCCGCAAAGCTTTATCTCAGTCCCAACACCGTGAAGACTCATGTACGAGGCATCATGAATAAACTCGCAGTAGACGATCGAGTTCAAGCTGCGGTTGTTGCTTTGAGAACAGGATTAGTCTGA
- a CDS encoding exonuclease: protein MSELPRYESKSVREAGKQFYVNSQGLRIPSVTTILNATKSREDRDRLFSWQQRIGVEQAAEITKSASRRGTGTHRYIQKFLQGQEVECPESIRPYWESVEPIVQAVEAVRLVEGVVIHDQLGYAGVVDCVASYEGVPCICEWKTSDRPKKTVDRLFDYPLQIVAYCGAVNQLYRDYDLNIRHALLVVAIPEMPAEVFWFEPSAIEEYWQQWEARVHQYWRRQGYFR from the coding sequence GTGTCTGAATTGCCTCGCTATGAGTCGAAATCTGTCCGGGAAGCGGGGAAGCAGTTTTATGTGAATTCTCAAGGCTTGCGGATTCCCAGTGTGACGACGATTTTGAATGCAACGAAGTCCCGTGAGGATCGCGATCGATTATTCAGTTGGCAGCAACGGATTGGAGTAGAACAGGCGGCAGAAATTACCAAATCAGCGAGTCGGCGCGGTACGGGAACGCATCGCTATATTCAAAAATTTCTGCAAGGTCAGGAGGTGGAGTGTCCTGAGTCGATTCGCCCGTATTGGGAAAGTGTGGAGCCGATTGTCCAAGCGGTAGAAGCAGTGCGGCTGGTCGAAGGTGTCGTGATTCATGATCAACTGGGTTACGCAGGTGTCGTCGATTGCGTTGCCAGCTATGAGGGTGTGCCTTGTATTTGTGAATGGAAGACCAGCGATCGACCCAAAAAAACAGTCGATCGCTTGTTTGACTACCCGCTGCAGATTGTGGCGTATTGTGGCGCAGTGAACCAGCTTTATCGCGACTATGACCTGAATATTCGCCATGCTTTGCTCGTCGTTGCGATTCCAGAGATGCCTGCGGAGGTGTTTTGGTTCGAGCCAAGTGCGATCGAAGAGTATTGGCAGCAGTGGGAAGCGCGGGTTCATCAGTATTGGAGACGACAGGGCTATTTTCGTTGA
- a CDS encoding cofactor assembly of complex C subunit B yields MNQPIIASTFLLTVLLMIGLFFFIRASVKDRTQEMRLLSEQPEDSLMAQLRQYFGQRSYRVAAIDADLNQVTFEGVVRPSVFLAVFLSLLASVGALCFALVLTMVLPDGSNFWWGLLFVSPLAGVFYWKGAERVEQVSLKLEGGTDARSVITVRAHRDELAELQRSLELQAE; encoded by the coding sequence ATGAATCAGCCTATAATTGCCTCGACGTTTCTCCTCACGGTTCTATTAATGATTGGGCTGTTTTTCTTCATTCGCGCCTCAGTCAAAGATAGAACCCAGGAGATGCGATTGCTCTCTGAGCAGCCTGAAGATTCTCTGATGGCGCAACTGCGCCAATATTTTGGACAGCGCTCTTACCGAGTAGCTGCGATCGATGCCGATTTAAATCAGGTGACGTTTGAAGGAGTTGTCCGTCCAAGCGTTTTCCTGGCGGTATTTTTGTCGCTGCTTGCTTCGGTGGGAGCGCTGTGTTTTGCGTTAGTCCTGACGATGGTGCTACCCGATGGGTCGAATTTCTGGTGGGGCTTGTTGTTCGTGTCGCCTCTAGCTGGTGTTTTTTATTGGAAAGGGGCAGAGCGAGTGGAGCAGGTTTCGCTGAAATTGGAAGGGGGCACAGATGCGCGCAGTGTGATTACTGTCAGAGCACATCGTGATGAATTGGCAGAATTGCAGCGATCGTTGGAACTGCAAGCGGAATAG
- a CDS encoding S-layer homology domain-containing protein, with the protein MYSSVKSGLALTLALGTIAGAAAPMVMTAPASAQAAFSDVASDNWASPFIQELASRNIIAGFPDGTFRPNDPVTRAQFAALLLKAFPNAQRVNTPINFADVPSNYWGLQAIQTAYATGFLAGFPGGTFRPNDNIPRAQVLVSLANGLRYASTQPADSLLDQAYSDASSIPGFARNSIAAATERRIVVNYPDVRFLNPNQTATRADVAAFIYQALVSTGQLAAIQSPYIVGQVAPQPQAINIPAGTAIPLRYANAERILLAQNEPQPTPITLTVAQNIVTADGTVLIPSGSQVSGQLTVSQGAAQFTASELTLTNGQKVAIAATSDPITTTESIRRGANTGTILKDAALGSAAAAGIAAVTGDRNVRAGEVLIGTGVGALAGLIFGGDRIDLISIRPNADLNLRLTSELILPRS; encoded by the coding sequence ATGTATAGCTCTGTAAAATCTGGTTTGGCTCTAACTTTAGCACTCGGCACAATCGCAGGCGCAGCGGCTCCAATGGTAATGACCGCACCTGCTTCAGCACAAGCTGCCTTCTCTGATGTCGCGTCTGATAACTGGGCTTCTCCTTTCATTCAAGAACTCGCTTCTCGTAACATTATTGCTGGATTTCCTGATGGCACTTTCCGACCGAATGATCCGGTCACTCGCGCTCAATTTGCAGCCTTGCTTCTCAAAGCATTTCCCAATGCTCAGCGAGTGAATACTCCGATCAATTTCGCAGATGTTCCTAGCAATTATTGGGGTCTTCAAGCCATTCAAACTGCGTATGCAACTGGCTTCTTAGCAGGCTTCCCCGGTGGCACTTTCCGACCCAATGACAACATTCCTCGCGCTCAAGTCCTAGTATCCCTCGCGAACGGTTTGCGATATGCCAGCACTCAACCGGCTGACAGTTTGCTTGACCAAGCTTATTCTGATGCTTCCAGCATTCCTGGTTTTGCGCGCAACAGTATCGCGGCTGCAACTGAACGCCGCATCGTCGTTAACTACCCGGATGTTCGTTTCCTTAACCCGAACCAAACTGCAACGCGTGCAGATGTTGCTGCGTTTATCTACCAAGCCCTTGTTAGTACTGGACAATTAGCTGCGATTCAATCTCCTTACATCGTCGGTCAAGTTGCACCTCAACCGCAAGCGATCAACATTCCTGCCGGAACTGCCATTCCTCTGCGCTATGCAAATGCTGAACGGATCTTGCTGGCACAAAATGAACCGCAACCCACTCCGATCACGCTTACAGTTGCTCAAAACATTGTCACTGCTGATGGTACGGTCTTGATCCCATCAGGTAGCCAAGTCTCTGGTCAATTAACCGTGTCTCAAGGTGCAGCACAGTTTACTGCGTCTGAACTGACGTTGACCAATGGTCAGAAGGTTGCGATCGCAGCGACTTCTGATCCGATCACCACAACTGAATCGATCCGCCGTGGCGCAAACACAGGCACAATCCTCAAAGATGCTGCATTAGGTAGCGCTGCTGCTGCGGGTATCGCAGCTGTTACAGGCGATCGTAACGTCAGAGCAGGTGAAGTTCTTATCGGCACAGGAGTCGGTGCATTAGCTGGCCTGATCTTTGGCGGCGATCGCATTGACCTGATTTCAATTCGCCCCAACGCAGATCTCAATCTCCGTCTCACCAGCGAATTGATCTTGCCTCGCTCATAA
- a CDS encoding GAF domain-containing sensor histidine kinase, translated as MPTSSEFIELCRSQIALLTQALGASLSVIYLTEELVESSQARLIPVAAYPDNSVALERSNRLALPSSDIPELDLVTTGLVQPRQLVLPLIHEELVFGLLVTEREDRPWTTWERSQVERVASTLALACVMDQRAQWLDQAQRQHRSMQTQQHDVLDNLLHQLKSPVTALRTFGKLLVKRLQPEDPNRNIAGSILRESDRVQELLQQFDQAIDLNPVDALSENPIRPIPLLPAGVLTASSLELAPCSIHEILLPLVETARAIAQDRNLLLRTEIPQFLPLVSANSGALREVLSNLIDNALKYTPSGGEVHIRAYSHYDRICIWVSDTGLGIPPEDLEHLFERHYRGVQAKGDIPGTGLGLAIARRLVEQMNGSIQGFSPLKKEGWIPQGIQPPKQGTSFLVILQTHRERES; from the coding sequence ATGCCTACAAGTTCCGAATTCATTGAGTTGTGTCGATCACAAATTGCATTGCTGACTCAGGCGTTAGGCGCTTCACTAAGCGTAATCTATCTAACGGAAGAATTAGTTGAAAGTTCTCAAGCCCGTTTGATCCCAGTTGCAGCGTATCCGGATAATTCTGTGGCATTGGAGCGATCGAACCGTTTGGCTCTTCCTTCCTCGGACATTCCAGAACTGGATCTAGTGACAACAGGACTGGTTCAACCCCGGCAACTCGTCTTGCCGTTGATTCATGAAGAATTAGTCTTTGGGTTGTTAGTGACAGAGCGCGAAGATCGACCTTGGACAACTTGGGAGCGATCGCAAGTTGAACGAGTTGCGAGTACGTTAGCCCTCGCTTGTGTGATGGATCAACGGGCGCAGTGGTTGGATCAGGCTCAGCGACAACATCGCTCGATGCAAACGCAGCAGCATGACGTTTTAGATAATTTGCTACATCAGTTGAAAAGTCCCGTCACAGCATTGCGAACGTTTGGCAAATTGTTAGTGAAGCGGTTACAGCCGGAAGATCCGAATCGCAATATTGCAGGCAGTATCTTGCGGGAGAGCGATCGCGTGCAGGAACTCTTACAGCAATTTGACCAAGCGATCGATTTAAATCCCGTGGATGCTTTATCAGAAAATCCAATCCGCCCGATTCCCTTGCTTCCGGCTGGAGTGCTGACGGCATCAAGTTTAGAATTAGCGCCTTGTTCGATTCACGAGATTTTGCTGCCCTTAGTGGAAACGGCTCGTGCGATCGCGCAAGATCGCAATCTTCTCCTGCGAACAGAAATACCACAATTTCTGCCCCTTGTTTCCGCCAATTCTGGGGCTTTAAGAGAGGTATTGAGTAATCTTATCGATAATGCATTGAAATATACGCCTAGCGGCGGAGAAGTGCATATTAGGGCATATTCTCATTACGATCGCATCTGTATTTGGGTCAGTGATACCGGATTGGGAATTCCACCGGAAGATTTAGAGCACTTGTTTGAGCGGCATTATCGGGGAGTGCAGGCAAAGGGAGATATTCCAGGCACGGGGTTGGGGTTAGCGATCGCGCGTCGATTGGTGGAACAGATGAATGGCTCGATTCAGGGGTTCAGCCCATTGAAAAAAGAGGGCTGGATTCCTCAAGGCATCCAGCCCCCTAAACAGGGGACAAGTTTTTTAGTGATACTTCAGACTCATCGCGAGCGTGAGTCTTGA
- a CDS encoding Fur family transcriptional regulator: MNTETSSDLKPIRCLDDAIERCQVLGMRLSRQRRFILELLWHDQEHLSAREIYDRLNRQGKDIGHTSVYQNLEALSEQGIIECIERSDGRLYGNISDAHSHVNCIDTQQILDVHIQLPEEIIQQVEAQTGVRITEYHIDFYGYRAN, translated from the coding sequence ATGAACACTGAAACCTCGTCAGACCTCAAACCGATTCGTTGCCTAGATGACGCGATCGAACGCTGTCAAGTCTTGGGAATGCGTCTGAGCCGCCAGCGCCGCTTCATTCTGGAATTGCTGTGGCACGACCAAGAACATTTGTCAGCACGCGAGATTTACGATCGTTTAAATCGGCAAGGCAAAGACATTGGGCATACCTCGGTGTATCAGAACCTAGAAGCTCTCTCTGAGCAAGGCATCATCGAATGTATTGAGCGCTCTGATGGCAGACTCTACGGAAATATTAGCGATGCTCACAGTCATGTGAACTGTATTGACACTCAGCAAATTCTCGACGTTCACATCCAGCTTCCAGAAGAAATTATTCAACAAGTCGAAGCGCAGACGGGTGTGAGAATCACGGAATATCACATCGATTTCTATGGTTATCGAGCGAATTAA
- a CDS encoding DUF4332 domain-containing protein yields MAYSSNPPKRARLVSASWAIVQLPGLAADDATRLMDHEIRTTLELLKLGQTQDKRNLLATHLQVPIRQLNKWVALADLARIPSVGCEYSGLLLHAGIASPAQLAQTSIAALHRQLLRLHVSTMQRRDLCPSADSIGLWIHQAKHLCANRET; encoded by the coding sequence GTGGCTTACTCTTCTAATCCTCCAAAACGAGCGAGACTCGTCTCTGCTAGCTGGGCGATCGTGCAACTACCGGGACTTGCTGCTGACGATGCAACTCGATTAATGGATCATGAAATTCGGACGACGCTAGAGTTACTCAAGCTCGGTCAAACTCAAGACAAAAGAAATCTGCTGGCAACCCATCTTCAAGTGCCAATTCGTCAATTAAATAAGTGGGTTGCGCTGGCTGATCTGGCTCGAATTCCCAGTGTAGGATGCGAATATTCAGGCTTACTGCTGCATGCCGGGATCGCCTCTCCCGCTCAATTGGCTCAAACCTCGATCGCAGCGCTACACCGCCAACTACTCCGTCTCCATGTTTCTACGATGCAGCGCCGTGATCTCTGCCCCAGCGCCGACTCTATTGGACTATGGATTCATCAAGCCAAACACCTTTGTGCAAATCGAGAGACTTAG
- a CDS encoding GNAT family N-acetyltransferase, with the protein MGFWKSLFSSTDASIEKPTSTESYVVPGSGEGASDRATPRIFFSTEREIDLYELEELCDAVGWSRRPLRKVKKAIQHSFLVASMWEQRGVQRRLVGFARATSDHAFNATIWDVVVHPDFQGKGLGKALMKFMIKKLRSEDISNITLFADPHVVNFYRNLGFMQDPEGIKGMFWYPD; encoded by the coding sequence ATGGGTTTTTGGAAAAGCTTATTTAGTAGTACGGATGCTTCGATCGAGAAACCGACTTCGACGGAGAGCTATGTTGTCCCCGGCTCCGGTGAGGGAGCGAGCGATCGCGCCACTCCTCGGATTTTCTTCTCAACAGAGCGAGAGATCGATTTGTATGAGCTTGAGGAATTGTGCGATGCAGTCGGCTGGTCGCGCCGTCCGCTGAGGAAGGTAAAAAAGGCAATTCAGCATAGTTTTTTGGTGGCTTCGATGTGGGAGCAGCGAGGAGTCCAACGACGGTTGGTCGGATTTGCGCGCGCCACTTCTGACCATGCGTTTAACGCGACGATTTGGGATGTGGTCGTGCATCCGGACTTCCAGGGCAAGGGGCTAGGTAAGGCTCTGATGAAGTTCATGATTAAGAAGCTTCGCAGTGAGGATATCAGTAATATCACTTTGTTCGCTGATCCCCATGTTGTCAATTTCTACCGAAATTTGGGTTTCATGCAGGATCCAGAAGGAATCAAAGGGATGTTTTGGTATCCGGATTAA